The following DNA comes from Microbacterium terregens.
ATCCGGTCGATCAGGGTCGCGTCCGGGTCCTTGTTCGGGTCTGCCGTGTAGACGCCGTCCACGCCGTTCTTTGCGACCAGGACCTCGGACGCCCCGATCTCGAGGGCGCGCTGCGCGGCGACGGTGTCGGTCGAGAAGTACGGAAGCCCCGCGCCGGCGCCGAAGATGACGACCCGGCCCTTCTCCATGTGCCGCTCGGCCCGACGGGGGATGTAGGGCTCGGCGACCTGCGTCATCGATATCGCAGACTGCACTCGCGTGGCCGCGCCGGCCTGCTCGAGGAAGTCCTGCAGCGCGAGCGCGTTCATCACGGTCCCGAGCATCCCCATGTAGTCGGCGCGTCCCCGGTCCATTCCGCGCTGGCTGAGTTCGGCACCGCGGAAGAAGTTGCCGCCGCCCACGACGACGGCGATCTCCACCCGGTCCACCGCCGCGGCGATCTCGCGGGCCATCTGGCTGACGACATCGGGGTTCACACCCAGCTGGCCGCCGCCGAAGGCCTCACCGGAGAGCTTCAGCAGGACGCGCCGGGTTCCGGTCGCTTCATCGATCACGTGTCATCCTCTCGTCGCGTACAGAAAACCATCTAAAGGGCATCGCGGGGAATTGCCCGTCGATGGCGTGAAAAAGGCCCGCATCGAAGTGATGCGGGCCTTTTCACGGTGCTAAGCGCCGACCTTGAAGCGGGCGAAGCCCGTCAGGGTCAGACCGGCGTCCTTGGCCACCTGCGCCACGGACTGCTTGTTGTCCTTGGCGTAGTCCTGGTCCAGGAGCGAGACCTGCTTGAAGAACGCGTTCACGCGGCCTTCGACGATCTTCGGAAGGGCGGCCTCGGGCTTGCCCTCGTTGC
Coding sequences within:
- the pyrH gene encoding UMP kinase, yielding MIDEATGTRRVLLKLSGEAFGGGQLGVNPDVVSQMAREIAAAVDRVEIAVVVGGGNFFRGAELSQRGMDRGRADYMGMLGTVMNALALQDFLEQAGAATRVQSAISMTQVAEPYIPRRAERHMEKGRVVIFGAGAGLPYFSTDTVAAQRALEIGASEVLVAKNGVDGVYTADPNKDPDATLIDRITYLDALQRGLKVVDSTAFSLCMDNRMDMRVFGMEPAGNVTRALLGDPIGTLVTA